One genomic window of Cannabis sativa cultivar Pink pepper isolate KNU-18-1 chromosome 2, ASM2916894v1, whole genome shotgun sequence includes the following:
- the LOC115719093 gene encoding uncharacterized protein LOC115719093, translating into MVNSSKVLNFHSLALSELSVSGKVVTESNMGLSLLMPLVFFLIALFAFSSSAFQSDELLVDDDEFGLEGGLYSKTPDPVRTPPTPPSSTRKRFADPESDSKIQFQLEHAFGDSDFSPAGTFTARLKTWNHGGQTLTKLRFSRNAFSAEEKEKFSKLLQEDDFYTIRLPSNVLSPPGREFVISSVKARCLPRDGLDEHIVINTDGVNILGVTYGSPGACPYPRQLKLPSKWTFNSHTILKNSEQAPRAPIFTEDILGGEGGEGEAALPQERSFWAKYWMYLIPLGLIVMNAITQAMNLPEEQAAGQAQQPTAIQRGGPPSAVRRR; encoded by the exons ATGGTCAACTCCTCCAAAGTCCTAAACTTTCACTCTCTTGCTCTCTCCGAACTCAGTGTCTCAGGAAAAGTAGTAACAGAGAGCAATATGGGTCTCTCTCTCCTCATGCCATTGGTTTTCTTCCTTATTGCTCTCTTTGCTTTTTCATCTTCGGCTTTCCAATCCGATGAGCTTCTCGTCGACGACGATGAGTTTGGCCTCGAAGGAGGGCTTTACTCAAAGACTCCTGATCCCGTTCGTACGCCACCCACACCTCCCTCATCGACCCGGAAGAGGTTTGCGGATCCAGAATCCGATTCGAAGATCCAATTCCAGCTCGAACACGCATTTGGGGATTCTGATTTCTCTCCCGCTGGTACCTTCACGGCTCGATTGAAGACTTGGAATCATGGTGGTCAG ACTTTAACAAAGCTGCGATTTTCGAGGAATGCATTTTCTGCAGAGGAGAAGGAAAAGTTTTCG AAGCTCTTGCAAGAAGATGATTTTTATACGATAAGATTGCCATCAAATGTTTTGAGTCCTCCTGGGAGGGAATTTGTTATTTCATCAGTGAAAGCG AGATGTCTTCCACGAGATGGCTTGGATGAGCATATTGTTATCAACACT GACGGTGTCAATATCTTGGGTGTTACTTATGGGTCCCCTGGGGCATGCCCATATCCTCGACAGTTGAAACTT CCTTCAAAGTGGACTTTTAACTCGCACACAATTTTGAAGAACAGCGAGCAAGCACCAAG GGCCCCAATTTTTACCGAGGACATTCTTGGTGGTGAGGGTGGAGAGGGTGAAGCTGCACTGCCCCAAGAAAGGTCTTTCTGGGCTAAATAT TGGATGTACCTCATTCCTCTCGGACTCATTGTCATGAATGCCATAACTCAAGCAATGAATCTGCCCGAGGAACAGGCTGCTGGCCAAGCTCAGCAGCCCACTGCAATCCAGCGTGGTGGCCCACCTTCTGCTGTGCGGAGAAGATAG
- the LOC115719091 gene encoding calreticulin-3 isoform X2 — protein MADRFCNMQYLALTLSLLFSLFQSSLAEIFFEERFDDDWQSRWVESDWKRTEGKAGSFIHTQGKWHGDPDDKGIQTSSDAKHFAISAKIPEFSNKNKTLVLQYSVRFEQEIECGGGYIKLLSGFVNQKKFGGDTPYSLMFGPDLCGTDTKKLHVILSYQGQNYPIKKDLQCETDKLTHFYTFILRPDATYSVLVDNRERDSGSMYTDWDILPPRKIKDLKAKKPADWEDKEYIDDPNDFKPEGYDSIPREIPDPKAKEPEHWDEDEDGVWKPPKVPNPAYKGPWKRKKIKNPNYKGKWKVPYIDNPEFEDDPDLYVLKPIKYVGIEVWQVKAGSVFDNILICDDPEYAKQVVEDVFAHREAEKDSFEEAEKVRKAQEEEEARRAREEGERRRRERGHDHRGRRDKYRDKYRKRYDRHWDDYHDEL, from the exons ATGGCGGACCGCTTTTGTAATATGCAATATTTGGCATTAACTCTCTCACTGCTCTTCTCTCTCTTTCAGTCTTCACTTGCGGAAATCTTTTTTGAAGAGCGATTTGATG ATGACTGGCAATCTCGCTGGGTTGAATCTGACTGGAAAAGGACAGAGGGAAAAGCTGGTTCTTTTATACACACACAGGGAAAGTGGCATGGAGACCCAGATGATAAAG GTATTCAAACATCCAGTGATGCCAAACATTTTGCCATCTCTGCCAAGATACCAGAGTTCTccaataaaaacaaaacattgGTCCTACAGTATTCTGTAAGGTTTGAGCAGGAGATTGAATGTGGTGGGGGCTATATAAAGCTTCTCTCCGGATTTGTCAATCAAAAGAAATTTGGAGGGGACACCCCTTATAG CTTAATGTTCGGACCGGATCTATGTGGCACAGACACAAAGAAGCTTCATGTTATACTATCCTACCAGGGCCAAAATTATCCCATCAAGAAAGATTTGCAGTGTGAAACTGATAAGTTGACTCATTTCTACACATTCATTCTTAGGCCTGATGCAACCTACAGTGTCCTTGTGGACAACAGAGAAAGAGACTCAGGAAGCATGTACACAGATTGGGATATTCTTCCTCCAAGAAAGATTAAAGATTTGAAAGCAAAGAAG CCTGCAGACTGGGAGGATAAAGAGTACATTGATGATCCTAACGACTTCAAACCCGAG GGTTATGATTCTATTCCAAGAGAAATTCCTGACCCAAAAGCTAAAGAG CCTGAACACTGGGATGAAGATGAGGATGGTGTATGGAAACCACCAAAGGTACCAAATCCAGCTTACAAAGGACCGTGGAAGCGCAAG AAAATCAAGAATCCCAACTACAAAGGAAAATGGAAGGTTCCATATATTGATAATCCAG AGTTTGAAGATGACCCTGATCTGTATGTGCTTAAGCCAATCAAATATGTGGGCATTGAAGTTTGGCAG GTTAAGGCTGGTTCAGTTTTTGACAACATTTTAATCTGTGATGATCCTGAGTATGCAAAACAAGTTGTTGAGGATGTATTTGCCCATAGAGAG GCTGAAAAGGATTCCTTCGAGGAAGCAGAAAAAGTGAGAAAAGCACAGGAAGAAGAG GAAGCTCGGCGAGCTAGAGAAGAAGGCGAAAGAAGGAGACGAGAGAGGGGTCATGACCACCGAGGGCGGCGAGACAAATACAGGGACAAATATAGAAAG CGTTATGATCGCCACTGGGATGATTATCAT GACGAGCTTTGA
- the LOC133034301 gene encoding uncharacterized protein LOC133034301 encodes MNLISWNARDLGNPTAFRHLRLLVQEQAPCVLFIMETKLQNGSIDMFRSKLHFSNGIEVPSQDGPSFHFTGFYGHPCASQRHLTWTLLRRCFDIAPLSPWLVLGDFNEVLSHEDKIGGPRRSDSQINAFRSVGSGNVKERLDYGFTNNYWDATFLAPSLKHLDFYKSDHRALKTTVTALMDRVDVPEFRSRFRFEKIWLKEDACADIISANWIRDHSSPLVQLTTNISNCATSLQKWHYSNFGNLRRDIKESHEHVAALQNSSSTEPQHFAALKNSEQILDDLLAKEEDYWHQRARISWMQSGDSNTKFFHQRANARSTNNRIKKLTDAAGNTQTSEAAKLDIISTYFQSIFSSQGIDDNAIASILERNHISPYSADDVLNALNSMSDDKSPGLDESVLDVLNNGTDPALLNRTIITLIPEVKKPQFITQHRPISLCTVLYKLVSKSIVLRLQPFLPLVISEYQSAFMSQRLITDNILIAFELLHSLKTRKRGSQGYAAIKLDMSKAFDRVEWSYIAQIMMKMGFGTVIVDLILRCLRSISYSFLLNGKVLGDVLPTRVYSSAEPINNQPGQFNKRWTSTIVLVVKQSIRINVSDFFLPIQDTIIRSTSNNFSICLFYLGLPSFSGRDKTKLFSGITDKIWKLLSSWKEQLFSVGGKEVLLKAVVQAIPTYAMSCFRLPVALCHQIESMMANFWWGSTSSGNAIHWKNWNSLCKAKVHGGLGFRNFIDFNQALLAKQVWRLLESPSSLLSRILHHRYFLNGNVLTAGVGTCPSLTWRSIVWGKELLVKGLRWRVGSGTCITCKTDPWLPGHTDFTPFSFIGTDSSLQVADLIDQHRQWDLTAVSCNFGHADIDRILSIPLSIFPSEDALIWHGTTSGNYMVKFGYYFATSLAEHQDAGSTYVYENWWSKFWKLKLSSKLRIFVWKVFHNAIPVAAELHRKHIANTPYCPLCKQQQETIPHALFLCTRAKEVWRLSSINLNFKLATTSLAEEFLFYASDNTSTSDFEQFLTICWSIWYERNAEYHDKSPKQPAAVLAFATDYLGKYQSAQAKSVSNNSAATSIKPPASRSQAAASTDQWMAPLAGKFKLNTDAACNKAGKIIGIGAVLRDSSGLVKAAFSKAIKGCYKAEEMEATALVHALQWLLNLGLTADIIETDSLLVVQGLKAASSCSSAFHAILNDVNYLVSSFPRAQITHVKRSANTYADVLAKFALTVDTDCTWLEEFLPLLMTVM; translated from the exons ATGAATCTCATAAGTTGGAATGCCCGGGATTTGGGGAACCCGACTGCATTCAGACATTTGCGCTTGCTTGTTCAAGAGCAAGCTCCCTGTGTACTTTTCATTATGGaaactaaattacaaaatggTAGTATAGATATGTTTCGTAGTAAATTACACTTCTCTAATGGCATTGAAGTTCCAAG TCAAGATGGGCCATCTTTCCACTTTACTGGTTTTTATGGGCATCCATGTGCTTCTCAAAGACATCTAACATGGACTTTATTGCGTAGATGCTTTGATATTGCACCCTTATCACCTTGGCTAGTTTTAGGGGATTTCAATGAGGTCCTCTCTCATGAAGACAAAATTGGAGGACCAAGGAGGAGTGACAGCCAAATCAATGCCTTTCGTTCTGTG GGAAGTGGGAATGTCAAAGAAAGACTTGACTATGGGTTCACTAATAACTATTGGGATGCTACTTTCCTTGCACCATCTTTGAAGCACTTGGACTTTTATAAGTCAGATCATAGAGCCCTTAAAACAACTGTTACTGCACTAATGGATCGTGTGGATGTTCCTGAGTTCAGATCACGTTTTCGATTTGAAAAAATCTGGTTAAAGGAAGATGCTTGTGCTGATATAATAAGTGCCAACTGGATTCGGGATCATAGCAGCCCTTTAGTTCAACTCACAACCAATATCTCCAATTGTGCCACTAGCTTACAGAAATGGCACTATTCGAATTTCGGTAACCTGAGAAGGGACATTAAAGAATCTCATGAGCATGTTGCAGCACTTCAGAACTCCTCATCTACCGAACCTCAACATTTTGCTGCACTAAAAAATTCTGAGCAGATTCTTGATGATTTGTTGGCTAAGGAAGAGGATTATTGGCACCAACGAGCTCGAATCTCTTGGATGCAATCTGGTGATTCCAATACAAAGTTTTTCCATCAGCGTGCTAATGCTAGATCAACCAATAATCGCATTAAGAAGCTCACTGATGCAGCGGGCAATACACAAACCAGTGAGGCTGCTAAACTTGATATTATCTCGACCTATTTCCAGTCCATTTTTAGCAGCCAAGGAATAGATGATAATGCCATTGCCTCTATATTGGAa AGAAATCATATCAGCCCCTACTCAGCAGATGATGTTCTCAATGCCCTCAACTCAATGAGTGATGATAAGAGCCCTGGCTTGGATG AATCGGTATTAGATGTTCTTAACAATGGTACAGATCCTGCTCTTCTGAATAGAACTATTATCACACTAATTCCCGAAGTTAAGAAGCCTCAATTCATCACTCAGCATCGGCCCATTAGCTTGTGCACCGTCCTTTATAAACTGGTTTCTAAGTCGATCGTGCTCAGGCTTCAACCTTTCTTGCCATTAGTGATCTCTGAGTACCAAAGTGCTTTCATGTCCCAACGGTTGATAACTGATAATATACTCATTGCTTTTGAGTTGCTGCACTCTCTAAAGACTCGAAAACGAGGCTCACAAGGATATGCTGCAATTAAATTAGACATGTCCAAAGCCTTTGATCGAGTGGAATGGTCTTATATTGCTCAAATTATGATGAAAATGGGTTTTGGAACAGTCATAGTTGATCTTATTCTTCGCTGCTTACGCTCGATCTCATATTCTTTTCTGCTGAATGGAAAAGTTCTTGGAGATGTGCTACCTACCCGAG TGTACTCTTCTGCCGAGCCAATCAACAATCAGCCAGGTCAATTCAACAAGCGTTGGACATCTACCATCGTGCTAGTGGTCAAGCAGTCAATCCGGATAAATGTGTCCGATTTTTTTCTCCCAATACAAGACACCATAATCAGGTCTACTTCCAACAACTTCTCAATATGCCTATTCTATCTTGGTCTTCCATCCTTTTCTGGCCGAGATAAGACAAAACTCTTTAGTGGCATTACTGATAAAATTTGGAAATTGTTAAGTAGTTGGAAAGAGCAACTATTTTCTGTTGGGGGAAAGGAAGTTCTTTTAAAAGCTGTGGTACAAGCAATCCCTACATATGCTATGAGCTGCTTCCGTTTGCCTGTTGCACTGTGTCATCAAATTGAGAGTATGATGGCAAATTTCTGGTGGGGATCAACATCATCTGGTAATGCCATTCATTGGAAAAATTGGAATTCTCTATGTAAGGCTAAAGTTCATGGTGGATTAGGATTCCGGAATTTTATAGATTTTAATCAAGCTCTTTTGGCGAAACAAGTCTGGCGTCTTTTAGAATCACCAAGCTCTCTACTCAGTCGTATATTGCATCACAGATATTTTTTGAATGGAAATGTTCTTACTGCTGGTGTGGGAACTTGTCCTTCTCTCACTTGGAGAAGCATTGTATGGGGCAAGGAACTTCTTGTCAAAGGTTTACGATGGAGAGTTGGCTCTGGTACTTGCATCACTTGCAAGACAGATCCCTGGTTACCTGGACACACTGATTTCACACCTTTCAGCTTTATAGGCACTGATAGCTCTCTTCAAGTTGCTGATCTCATAGACCAACATCGACAATGGGATTTGACAGCAGTTTCATGTAACTTTGGACATGCAGACATTGATCGAATTCTTTCAATTCCTCTCAGCATTTTTCCATCAGAGGATGCACTCATTTGGCATGGTACCACTTCGGGTAACTATATGGTTAAATTTGGTTATTACTTTGCTACTTCACTCGCTGAACATCAAGATGCAGGCAGTACCTATGTTTATGAGAACTGGTGGTCTAAATTCTGGAAACTAAAGTTGTCCTCTAAGCTTCGCATTTTTGTTTGGAAGGTTTTTCATAATGCAATCCCAGTAGCTGCAGAATTACACAGGAAACACATTGCAAATACTCCTTACTGCCCTTTGTGTAAACAGCAGCAGGAAACCATACCTCATGCACTCTTTCTGTGCACCAGGGCCAAGGAAGTATGGCGTCTTTCATCAATAAATCTGAATTTCAAGTTAGCTACTACTTCTTTAGCTGAGGAGTTCTTATTCTATGCCTCGGACAACACATCGACTTCAGATTTTGAACAGTTCTTAACCATTTGTTGGAGTATCTGGTATGAGAGGAATGCTGAATACCATGATAAATCCCCTAAACAACCTGCTGCAGTCCTGGCATTTGCAACAGACTATCTTGGAAAATATCAATCTGCTCAAGCTAAATCAGTGTCCAATAACTCTGCTGCTACTTCAATTAAACCTCCAGCATCTCGTTCACAAGCTGCAGCATCAACAGATCAGTGGATGGCTCCTCTTGCTGgtaaattcaaattaaatacTGATGCGGCCTGCAACAAAGCTGGTAAGATAATTGGTATAGGTGCAGTTTTGAGGGACTCATCTGGTTTAGTTAAGGCAGCTTTCTCAAAGGCTATTAAAGGATGTTATAAAGCTGAGGAGATGGAGGCTACTGCTCTTGTTCATGCTTTGCAATGGCTTCTTAATCTAGGACTAACAGCAGATATCATTGAAACCGATTCTTTGTTAGTAGTTCAAGGTTTAAAAGCTGCTTCTTCATGTAGTTCTGCTTTTCATGCTATTTTAAATGATGTCAACTATCTTGTATCCTCTTTCCCACGAGCACAGATCACCCATGTTAAGCGATCTGCTAATACTTATGCCGATGTTTTGGCTAAGTTTGCTCTTACGGTGGATACTGATTGTACTTGGTTAGAAGAATTTCTACCTCTACTTATGACTGTTATGTAA
- the LOC115719091 gene encoding calreticulin-3 isoform X1, with amino-acid sequence MADRFCNMQYLALTLSLLFSLFQSSLAEIFFEERFDDDWQSRWVESDWKRTEGKAGSFIHTQGKWHGDPDDKGIQTSSDAKHFAISAKIPEFSNKNKTLVLQYSVRFEQEIECGGGYIKLLSGFVNQKKFGGDTPYSLMFGPDLCGTDTKKLHVILSYQGQNYPIKKDLQCETDKLTHFYTFILRPDATYSVLVDNRERDSGSMYTDWDILPPRKIKDLKAKKPADWEDKEYIDDPNDFKPEGYDSIPREIPDPKAKEPEHWDEDEDGVWKPPKVPNPAYKGPWKRKKIKNPNYKGKWKVPYIDNPEFEDDPDLYVLKPIKYVGIEVWQVKAGSVFDNILICDDPEYAKQVVEDVFAHREAEKDSFEEAEKVRKAQEEEEARRAREEGERRRRERGHDHRGRRDKYRDKYRKRYDRHWDDYHVSVHRNSKFNFVIVSLSIDLI; translated from the exons ATGGCGGACCGCTTTTGTAATATGCAATATTTGGCATTAACTCTCTCACTGCTCTTCTCTCTCTTTCAGTCTTCACTTGCGGAAATCTTTTTTGAAGAGCGATTTGATG ATGACTGGCAATCTCGCTGGGTTGAATCTGACTGGAAAAGGACAGAGGGAAAAGCTGGTTCTTTTATACACACACAGGGAAAGTGGCATGGAGACCCAGATGATAAAG GTATTCAAACATCCAGTGATGCCAAACATTTTGCCATCTCTGCCAAGATACCAGAGTTCTccaataaaaacaaaacattgGTCCTACAGTATTCTGTAAGGTTTGAGCAGGAGATTGAATGTGGTGGGGGCTATATAAAGCTTCTCTCCGGATTTGTCAATCAAAAGAAATTTGGAGGGGACACCCCTTATAG CTTAATGTTCGGACCGGATCTATGTGGCACAGACACAAAGAAGCTTCATGTTATACTATCCTACCAGGGCCAAAATTATCCCATCAAGAAAGATTTGCAGTGTGAAACTGATAAGTTGACTCATTTCTACACATTCATTCTTAGGCCTGATGCAACCTACAGTGTCCTTGTGGACAACAGAGAAAGAGACTCAGGAAGCATGTACACAGATTGGGATATTCTTCCTCCAAGAAAGATTAAAGATTTGAAAGCAAAGAAG CCTGCAGACTGGGAGGATAAAGAGTACATTGATGATCCTAACGACTTCAAACCCGAG GGTTATGATTCTATTCCAAGAGAAATTCCTGACCCAAAAGCTAAAGAG CCTGAACACTGGGATGAAGATGAGGATGGTGTATGGAAACCACCAAAGGTACCAAATCCAGCTTACAAAGGACCGTGGAAGCGCAAG AAAATCAAGAATCCCAACTACAAAGGAAAATGGAAGGTTCCATATATTGATAATCCAG AGTTTGAAGATGACCCTGATCTGTATGTGCTTAAGCCAATCAAATATGTGGGCATTGAAGTTTGGCAG GTTAAGGCTGGTTCAGTTTTTGACAACATTTTAATCTGTGATGATCCTGAGTATGCAAAACAAGTTGTTGAGGATGTATTTGCCCATAGAGAG GCTGAAAAGGATTCCTTCGAGGAAGCAGAAAAAGTGAGAAAAGCACAGGAAGAAGAG GAAGCTCGGCGAGCTAGAGAAGAAGGCGAAAGAAGGAGACGAGAGAGGGGTCATGACCACCGAGGGCGGCGAGACAAATACAGGGACAAATATAGAAAG CGTTATGATCGCCACTGGGATGATTATCATGTAAGTGTTCATAGAAATTCCAAATTTAATTTTGTGATAGTTTCATTGAGCATTGACTTAATATGA